The region AAGTCCCGCACGACCGTTTGCCCTTGTTGTTGAAGAAAGTTGGAAACCAAGTAGCGTAACAACATAAGTTGAATTTCAGTGTGAGGTGTTCTGTTTTCAGCTACCCCGGTACGGTGCCCCGCAAATTGTGTCCGTTCTGGCGTTCTCTTGCTGAAAACGGAACACTGGAGGCTGAAAACTCGTATCTCGCCCCTTCGCGAACTATCGTGGGGGCCTCTACAATACAAGCTTCGCTCATAAAGCAGGTCGATTGCAAGGTGATTGGATGTCGGAGTGTCGTTATCAGTATGACGTTATCGTCGTAGGAGCCGGGCACGCAGGTACCGAGGCGGCCATGGCGGCTGCGCGTTTGGGGGCGAAAACAGCCCTACTGACGACCAATCTCGATACGGTTGCGCAAATGAGCTGCAATCCGGCGATCGGCGGGATTGCCAAAGGACAGATCGTCCGCGAAATCGACGCCATGGGTGGTGTCATGGGGGAAGCGATCGACGCGACAGGAATTCAGTTCCGACTGCTCAATCGCCGCAAAGGCCCCGCGATGCACAGTCCGAGAGCTCAAGCGGACAAGAAGGCTTACCAGTTTTGGGTGAAGCTGGCTGTCGAAGATCAAGCCAATCTCGACTTACGGCAAGAGATCGTTAGCGATCTGCTGACCGAAGAAGTCGACGGCAAACAGCGAATCACCGGCGTCAGTGTTCATGGTGGAGCAATCTACGCTGCTCCCTGCGTGGTGCTTACGACCGGGACGTTTCTATCGGCCATCATGCATACCGGCGAAACCAAAACGCCTGGCGGTCGTGGCGGCGAAGGGACCTCCAGCGGAATCAGTAGTGCACTAAATCGATTGGGCTTTCGTCTCGATCGATTCAAGACCGGCACGCCGGCTCGCTTGAACTATAACTCGATCGATTTCGCCAACGTTGAACTCCAACCAGGCGATGAAGATCCCCAGGCATTCTCGTACTTGACCGAGAAGCTAACGCTGGAGCAGATGCCCTGCCACATCACGTATACCAATGAAAAAGTCCACGACTTAATCCGCGCCAATCTTCATCGTGCTCCGATGTATAGCGGCGAGATCGAATCGCGCGGCCCACGTTATTGCCCCAGCATCGAAGACAAAGTGGTACGATTCGCCGATAAGGATCGGCATCAGTTGTTTCTCGAACCAGAAGGCTTCAACACCCGCGAAGTTTACGTCAACGGTATCTCGACGAGCCTTCCTCGTGACG is a window of Bremerella sp. TYQ1 DNA encoding:
- the mnmG gene encoding tRNA uridine-5-carboxymethylaminomethyl(34) synthesis enzyme MnmG, whose protein sequence is MSECRYQYDVIVVGAGHAGTEAAMAAARLGAKTALLTTNLDTVAQMSCNPAIGGIAKGQIVREIDAMGGVMGEAIDATGIQFRLLNRRKGPAMHSPRAQADKKAYQFWVKLAVEDQANLDLRQEIVSDLLTEEVDGKQRITGVSVHGGAIYAAPCVVLTTGTFLSAIMHTGETKTPGGRGGEGTSSGISSALNRLGFRLDRFKTGTPARLNYNSIDFANVELQPGDEDPQAFSYLTEKLTLEQMPCHITYTNEKVHDLIRANLHRAPMYSGEIESRGPRYCPSIEDKVVRFADKDRHQLFLEPEGFNTREVYVNGISTSLPRDVQDEMFKLIPGLEHAQIMRYGYAVEYDFCPPDQLWPSLQTKDVGGLYFAGQINGTTGYEEAAAQGLMAGINAALEGRGEEPLVLGREQAYIGVLIDDLVTCGVDEPYRMFTSRAEHRLMLRQDNADRRLTPLAHERGLIQPQRWERFQKKQSQIDSAMETLGSTRHQGNLLSSILKRNDSTWEQVCELAPALCDISDEAALQVTYDIRYEGYIARQQVEVERQKRLSHKRIPESFDFARLTQMRTEAREKLGQIRPTSVAQAERISGITPSDIALLLVYLDGRMGPKSS